Proteins co-encoded in one Kutzneria chonburiensis genomic window:
- a CDS encoding phosphopantetheine-binding protein produces the protein MTAQLDLDSTIAKYATASFDDDTPLLDAGLESLSLLRLAVDVAADDDAEIDATRLVELHTVGELKVWLRELAAAGSSDDGVARDRAGNAADHRVPEGAARGRQPGADQADLQPGHAVRP, from the coding sequence ATGACGGCACAACTGGACCTGGACTCGACGATCGCCAAGTACGCCACGGCCTCCTTCGACGACGACACACCGCTGCTGGACGCCGGCCTGGAGTCGCTGTCGCTGCTGCGCCTCGCGGTCGACGTCGCGGCCGACGACGACGCCGAGATCGACGCGACGCGGCTGGTCGAGCTGCACACCGTCGGCGAGTTGAAGGTGTGGCTGCGCGAGCTCGCCGCGGCGGGGAGCAGCGATGACGGCGTTGCCCGTGACAGAGCCGGAAACGCTGCCGATCACCGAGTCCCAGAAGGGGCTGCTCGTGGTCGACAGCCTGGTGCCGACCAGGCAGATCTACAACCAGGTCATGCAGTTCGACCTTGA
- a CDS encoding non-ribosomal peptide synthetase, which produces MTEPETLPITESQKGLLVVDSLVPTRQIYNQVMQFDLDPGRCAAPLRDTVTRALITLVTVQPALRQVFGLKPEMHATLLPPPDTGSLPLTVVSAAPADYAAALTALGHDIGRVPFDVTVGPLYRFGFACAEDGSAASIILCGHHLVGDGVSMGPIVRDLDRLLTGTFDDDVETPRQNRETAFLKEIRAQERSAVAEKTAVKADAWALRLREVPPLVLYPRPDRPDRTDFSGTRISYTTDEIQTERIQAACQRLGISPFVFFTGLYGAVLARHGGVTSVLVGSPFAARRTVGAFDLCGFFVNTLPVTVDVDWTRTVDEHLGKTVREAVDFCRAAVDVPFSQLVARVQPDRPSDRNPLFSCMLAMQNTADPGAANGAVIGVREPGNGTAKFDLWLGVTPIEGHWLLELEYDRALIPPAVADGLLDSLRSAVSRATTDGTRRLADLFVDAPVWQSLRNDGLPVEVPTPTLSEWFDNTALRTPDAIAVEEPGRRLTFAELSAASRRVAAGLAARGVGPGDVVGLRLDPLSENLIAMLATLRRGAAYLPLELGLPADRLSYMVHQAGCHVIVGAGLDIDGAVTVPLAELESEQDVPSAADPGSGVYVMFTSGSTGRPKGVLVGHPTLLNLTAWQLAALDMNGDSRFLQYAPAGFDVSFQEILPTLLVGGTVVSREPADRRDFPALVRRIADTRVTHAYLPVAALRPFTQCVRSQQVHLTALRYLCVSGEQLLVDDDVRAFFDDHPHCTLVNHYGPTEAQAVTSWRLAADDPPWPHHVPIGLPMTNVTAHVVDTTGHLAPPGVPGELLLGGCSPAHGYINDPQRTAERFGPDPFIPGGTCYTTGDQVVRDEHGVLVFLGRADTQVKIRGHRVELGELETVANGIDGVRQAVAAVRGDGADRELLLFLLPEPDAVPEHENVKARLAKVLPGHMVPTRVFDIESVPTSGTGKTDRKALLALAEQSIDRQAGESAPVAEYADDLERELAGIWAELLGVPTVERDRPVLLYGAHSLNIFTALNTVQERFGVAVQVVDFFRSPTVANLAALVRGGAA; this is translated from the coding sequence GTGACAGAGCCGGAAACGCTGCCGATCACCGAGTCCCAGAAGGGGCTGCTCGTGGTCGACAGCCTGGTGCCGACCAGGCAGATCTACAACCAGGTCATGCAGTTCGACCTTGACCCGGGGCGGTGTGCGGCTCCGTTGCGGGACACCGTGACGCGGGCGCTGATCACCCTGGTCACCGTCCAGCCCGCGCTGCGACAGGTGTTCGGCCTGAAGCCGGAGATGCACGCGACACTGCTGCCGCCGCCCGACACCGGGAGCCTGCCGCTCACCGTGGTCTCCGCGGCGCCGGCCGACTACGCGGCGGCGTTGACGGCTCTGGGCCACGACATCGGGCGCGTGCCGTTCGACGTGACCGTGGGACCGTTGTACCGGTTCGGGTTCGCGTGTGCGGAGGACGGCAGCGCCGCGTCGATCATCCTGTGCGGGCACCACCTTGTCGGCGACGGCGTGTCGATGGGTCCGATCGTGCGTGACCTGGACCGGCTGCTCACCGGCACGTTCGACGACGACGTGGAAACCCCGCGGCAGAACCGGGAGACCGCTTTCCTCAAGGAGATCCGCGCCCAGGAACGGTCGGCCGTCGCCGAGAAGACCGCGGTCAAGGCGGACGCCTGGGCGCTGCGGCTGCGGGAAGTGCCGCCGCTGGTGCTCTACCCGCGGCCCGACCGGCCCGACCGGACGGACTTCTCCGGCACGCGGATCTCCTACACCACCGACGAAATCCAGACCGAGCGGATCCAGGCCGCCTGCCAGCGTCTGGGTATCTCACCTTTCGTCTTCTTCACCGGTCTCTACGGCGCGGTGCTGGCCCGTCACGGGGGTGTCACCTCGGTGCTGGTCGGCAGCCCGTTCGCCGCGCGGCGCACCGTCGGGGCGTTCGACCTGTGTGGATTCTTCGTCAACACGCTGCCGGTCACGGTGGACGTGGACTGGACGCGCACGGTCGACGAGCACCTCGGCAAGACCGTCCGTGAGGCGGTGGACTTCTGCCGCGCGGCCGTGGACGTTCCGTTCAGCCAGCTGGTGGCGCGGGTGCAGCCCGACCGGCCGAGTGACCGCAACCCGTTGTTCTCCTGCATGCTGGCCATGCAGAACACGGCCGACCCGGGCGCGGCCAACGGCGCGGTGATCGGCGTGCGCGAACCGGGCAACGGCACCGCGAAGTTCGACCTCTGGCTGGGGGTGACCCCGATCGAGGGGCACTGGCTGCTGGAACTGGAGTACGACCGCGCGCTGATTCCGCCGGCCGTCGCGGACGGCCTGCTGGACTCGCTGCGCTCGGCCGTGAGCCGTGCTACCACGGACGGCACGCGAAGGCTGGCCGACCTGTTCGTGGACGCGCCCGTCTGGCAGAGCCTGCGCAACGACGGCCTGCCGGTCGAGGTGCCGACGCCGACGCTGAGCGAGTGGTTCGACAACACCGCCCTCCGCACGCCGGACGCGATCGCGGTCGAGGAGCCCGGACGGCGGCTCACCTTCGCCGAGCTTTCCGCCGCGTCCCGCCGCGTCGCGGCCGGGCTCGCCGCGCGTGGAGTCGGCCCTGGCGATGTCGTCGGCCTGCGTCTTGACCCGTTGTCCGAGAACCTGATCGCGATGCTCGCGACGCTGCGGCGCGGTGCGGCGTACCTGCCGCTCGAACTCGGCCTGCCCGCCGATCGGCTGTCCTACATGGTGCACCAGGCCGGTTGCCACGTCATCGTCGGCGCCGGGCTGGACATCGACGGCGCGGTCACCGTGCCGCTGGCCGAACTGGAGTCCGAACAGGACGTCCCGTCGGCAGCGGATCCCGGGTCCGGTGTGTACGTCATGTTCACCTCGGGCTCGACCGGCCGCCCCAAGGGCGTGCTGGTGGGGCACCCGACGCTGCTGAACCTCACGGCCTGGCAGCTCGCCGCGCTGGACATGAACGGGGACAGCCGGTTCCTGCAGTACGCACCGGCCGGATTCGACGTGTCGTTCCAGGAGATCCTGCCCACGCTGCTGGTCGGCGGCACGGTGGTGTCCCGGGAACCGGCCGACCGCCGCGACTTTCCCGCGCTGGTGCGCCGCATCGCGGACACCCGCGTCACCCACGCGTATCTGCCGGTGGCCGCGCTGCGCCCGTTCACCCAGTGCGTGCGGTCCCAACAGGTTCACCTGACAGCGCTGCGGTACCTGTGCGTGTCCGGGGAGCAGTTGCTGGTCGATGACGACGTACGGGCCTTCTTCGACGATCACCCGCACTGCACGCTGGTCAACCACTACGGCCCGACCGAGGCCCAGGCCGTCACGTCGTGGCGGCTGGCGGCCGACGATCCGCCGTGGCCGCACCACGTTCCGATCGGCCTGCCGATGACGAACGTGACCGCCCACGTCGTCGACACCACCGGTCACCTTGCGCCGCCCGGGGTTCCGGGCGAGTTGCTGCTGGGCGGCTGCTCGCCGGCGCACGGCTACATCAACGATCCGCAACGTACGGCCGAGCGTTTCGGGCCCGATCCGTTCATCCCCGGCGGCACCTGCTACACGACCGGTGACCAGGTCGTCCGGGACGAGCACGGCGTGCTGGTCTTCCTCGGCCGCGCCGACACGCAGGTGAAGATTCGGGGCCACCGCGTGGAACTGGGCGAGCTGGAGACCGTCGCCAACGGCATCGACGGCGTGCGGCAGGCGGTGGCGGCCGTGCGGGGTGACGGCGCCGACCGTGAGCTGCTGCTGTTCCTGCTGCCGGAACCGGATGCCGTGCCGGAGCACGAGAACGTCAAGGCGCGGTTGGCGAAGGTGCTGCCGGGTCACATGGTGCCGACCCGGGTCTTCGACATCGAGTCGGTGCCGACGTCCGGCACCGGCAAGACCGACCGCAAGGCGCTGCTCGCCCTGGCGGAACAGTCGATCGACCGCCAGGCCGGGGAATCCGCGCCGGTCGCCGAGTACGCGGACGACCTGGAACGGGAGCTCGCCGGGATCTGGGCGGAGCTGCTCGGCGTGCCGACCGTCGAGCGGGACCGGCCGGTGCTGTTGTACGGCGCGCACTCGTTGAACATCTTCACCGCGCTGAACACCGTGCAGGAGCGGTTCGGGGTGGCCGTGCAGGTGGTCGACTTCTTCCGGTCGCCGACCGTGGCCAACCTGGCCGCCCTGGTCCGCGGAGGAGCCGCATGA
- a CDS encoding alpha/beta fold hydrolase: MSGTTLPGRLITLVRRKDRPVCVMLPGAGGGLTPYLRLASHLGRTHSVYAVRAAGLLPDETPEDTVARMADSAVDALGGLAPALVFGWSLGGTVAWEVCLRLADRGLRPDLVIVDSSPLPRKSSAEDDERVRASVVSGLGPRPDEQTSARVERTVRAQMAALADYAATREYGGRVLLLMCPDDTFAERAESVHRWHELAPDLRSGTLDADHYAVFDPANLPQLTDAIGDFLGHEKAEATT, translated from the coding sequence ATGAGCGGGACCACGCTGCCCGGCCGGCTGATCACCCTGGTGCGGCGCAAGGACAGGCCGGTCTGTGTGATGCTGCCCGGCGCGGGCGGCGGGCTGACGCCGTACCTGCGGCTGGCCTCGCATCTGGGCCGGACCCACAGCGTCTACGCCGTGCGGGCGGCCGGTCTGCTGCCCGACGAGACACCGGAGGACACCGTCGCCCGGATGGCGGACTCGGCCGTCGACGCACTCGGCGGCCTCGCGCCGGCGCTGGTGTTCGGCTGGTCCCTCGGTGGCACGGTCGCCTGGGAGGTGTGTCTGCGCCTTGCCGACCGTGGCCTGCGGCCGGACCTGGTGATCGTGGACAGCTCGCCGCTGCCGCGGAAGTCCTCCGCCGAGGACGACGAGCGGGTCCGCGCGAGCGTCGTGTCCGGCCTCGGACCGCGGCCGGACGAGCAGACCTCCGCCAGGGTCGAACGTACGGTCCGCGCGCAGATGGCCGCGCTCGCCGACTACGCCGCCACCCGGGAGTACGGGGGCCGGGTGTTGCTGCTGATGTGCCCCGACGACACCTTCGCCGAGCGTGCGGAGTCGGTTCACCGCTGGCACGAGCTCGCGCCGGATCTGCGCAGCGGGACGCTCGACGCGGACCACTACGCCGTGTTCGACCCGGCCAACCTGCCCCAGCTGACCGACGCGATCGGCGACTTCCTCGGCCATGAGAAGGCGGAGGCAACGACATGA